In Lonchura striata isolate bLonStr1 chromosome 2, bLonStr1.mat, whole genome shotgun sequence, a single genomic region encodes these proteins:
- the COMMD6 gene encoding COMM domain-containing protein 6, with the protein MAAGSAGALARAALDGGGAADKIRLIPQDFFAELCEQIIQHLNHKIPGVNTAELCRRIQTSGIDINIGDLAKVANTLSFLFSTAARNNLSTEELIATLGSGISTLPKHALQVIRHVWNEQGKAIAVSEDASNTATVGQFVDMKWKLGVAMSSDTCRSLKYPYVTVTLTVADPSGQITDKSFEMTIPQFKNFFRQFKEMASVLETV; encoded by the exons ATGGCCGCCGGCTCGGCGGGCGCGCTGGCGCGGGCGGCGCTGG ATGGTGGTGGTGCAGCAGATAAGATACGTTTAATACCTCAAGACTTTTTTGCTGAGCTG tgTGAACAAATAATTCAACATCTGAACCATAAGATCCCAGGTGTAAATACAGCTGAATTGTGTCGG AGAATTCAAACTTCGGGGATTGACATTAATATTGGTGATCTGGCAAAAGTAGCTAACACTCTTTCATTTCTGTTTAG cacagcagccagaaACAACCTCTCTACAGAAGAACTCATTGCCACCTTGGGCAGTGGCATCAGCACACTGCCAAAACATGCACTTCAAGTTATTCGTCACGTGTGGAACGAGCAGGGCAAAGCCATTGCTGTGTCAGAAGATGCAAGTAATACGGCCACAGTGGGGCAG TTTGTAGATATGAAATGGAAACTGGGAGTTGCAATGAGCTCTGACACCTGCAGGTCTCTGAAGTACCCGTATGTCACAGTGACACTAACAGTGGCAGACCCTTCAGGACAAATAACAGACAAATCTTTTGAAATGACCATCCCACAGTTCAAG AACTTCTTCAGACAGTTCAAGGAAATGGCATCTGTTCTTGAAACAGTTTGA